The Aphis gossypii isolate Hap1 chromosome 3, ASM2018417v2, whole genome shotgun sequence genome includes a region encoding these proteins:
- the LOC114123762 gene encoding putative bifunctional UDP-N-acetylglucosamine transferase and deubiquitinase ALG13, whose translation MLTLSVRNRSKSKRIQTPKIDELLESVGLMRHVVPRDGNSLFRCISQCVFLTQSCHMIVRQQLLQFSLLQTKEFIEMTQLSVEKYANKITDTKIDGELLDMRIAAKIYKINIVFYVDSYPFIPLNIETPNAIKTLNICLNYEGTYDLVLVKESVVNISFCQAIIYEMLYNNVFKLSGVDFAVKEMLFDRKLPASRSSDRISLEKRATCTDMKELLEYGITPFPFKVAKALTPKLYRNTEYDIWLNNKKEKFYGRWNNWEFKEGSKCMVSIGTQKYYCYIQRIHGKNEPVEVYVKDLAQKMFVEYDQLKLIPVEQNMRELIESPIQINQVSSTIVDCNEFIFRGPEQCETPPVQYSGIIHGPTIHGIFPGQIFHPSYVQQHLALPMSSLNLTNNENVMHPWYMSTPPPILSNNFHPFNEQMILLEPLPNNLNKNCISPNFVETLSKSTGGPHVQPILSPFHCGHQPCTPCSCVQFNNGEESVAMDSNHAYQPWLVPEFDEPANELHQ comes from the coding sequence ATGTTGACACTCTCCGTAAGAAATAGAAGCAAGTCTAAAAGAATCCAGACACCAAAAATTGATGAATTGTTAGAATCGGTTGGATTGATGAGACATGTAGTACCTAGAGATGGCAATAGTTTATTTAGATGTATTTCACAATGCGTGTTTTTAACCCAAAGTTGTCACATGATTGTACGTCAACAActtttacaattttctttattGCAAACAAAAGAATTTATTGAGATGACCCAGTTATCAGTGgaaaaatatgcaaacaaAATTACTGATACAAAAATAGATGGTGAATTATTGGATATGCGTATAGctgctaaaatatataaaattaatattgtattttatgtagatTCTTATCCTTTTATACCACTGAATATTGAAACTCCAAAtgcaataaaaactttaaatatttgtctCAATTATGAAGGCACTTATGATTTAGTTCTTGTCAAAGAATCTGTTgtgaatatttcattttgtcaagcaattatatatgaaatgctatacaacaatgtttttaaactatcTGGTGTAGATTTTGCTGTAAAAGAAATGTTGTTTGATAGAAAATTACCAGCTTCAAGGTCAAGTGACCGGATTAGTTTGGAAAAAAGAGCTACTTGTACTGATATGAAAGAGCTGCTTGAATATGGTATTACTCCATTCCCATTCAAAGTGGCTAAAGCTTTGACACCtaaattatacagaaataCAGAGTATGATAtttggttaaataataaaaaagaaaaattctaCGGCAGGTGGAATAATTGGGAGTTTAAGGAAGGTAGCAAATGTATGGTTTCTATTGGCACTcaaaagtattattgttacattcAACGTATTCATGGAAAAAATGAACCAGTTGAAGTATATGTTAAAGATTTGGcccaaaaaatgtttgtggaatatgatcaattaaaattaataccagTTGAACAAAATATGAGAGAATTGATAGAGAGTCctatacaaattaatcaagTATCTTCAACTATAGTTGActgtaatgaatttatttttcgagGTCCTGAACAATGTGAAACTCCTCCTGTTCAGTATTCAGGCATAATTCATGGACCAACAATTCATGGGATCTTTCCCGGTCAAATATTTCATCCATCTTATGTTCAACAGCATCTAGCTCTGCCTATGTCTTCTCTAAATTTGACAAATAATGAGAATGTAATGCATCCATGGTATATGTCTACACCTCCGccaattttatcaaacaattttcatCCATTTAATGAACAAATGATTCTATTAGAACCTCTTcccaacaatttaaataaaaattgtatttcaccAAACTTTGTGGAAACTTTATCAAAGTCAACTGGTGGACCACACGTTCAACCTATACTTTCGCCATTTCACTGTGGTCACCAACCATGTACACCATGCAGTTGTGTGCAGTTTAACAATGGGGAAGAAAGTGTGGCCATGGATTCTAATCATGCGTATCAACCTTGGCTAGTACCAGAGTTCGATGAGCCTGCCAATGAATTGCACCAATAA
- the LOC114123801 gene encoding E3 ubiquitin-protein transferase MAEA has protein sequence MSDLKSLEHPTLKVPYEVLNKKFRTTQKTLDREVSHFQNAVQEFERDISSDVAMTDTSHISSLLSGMVEKLKVLKRKADEGINDELQAGMVCKKRLEHLKEHNSPCEAIVKNWRRRRLDRMLVEYFLRCGYYNSANKLANNSDLNDLTNIDLFMISKEVEHSLANHETSKCLAWCHDNRSKLRKLRSTMEFNLRIQEFIELVRQDKRLDAVRHARKYISTFEDTRMDEVQQCMVLLAFPTDTEISPYKEMFDETRWQRLIEQFRQENYNLYQLSSQSVFTVVLQAGLSALKTPQCYSEIKEARNVSCPVCQEWFNTLAKPLPFAHCSQSRLFCSISGLPLNEHNIPMVLPNGYVYGEQALVEMSNQNNGQVICPKTKEVYWLKQAEKVYVM, from the exons atgtcCGATTTGAAATCATTGGAACACCCGACGTTAAAG GTTCCTTATGAAGTTCTCAATAAGAAATTTCGAACAACACAAAAAACATTGGACAGAGAAGTTTCACATTTTCAAAACGCTGTTCAAGAGTTTGAACGTGATATCTCTTCAGATGTAGCTATGACAGACACTTCTCATATTTCCTCACTGCTTAGCGGCATGGTTGAAAAACTGAAAGTGCTTAAAAGAaag gcTGATGAAGGTATAAATGATGAATTGCAAGCCGGTATGGTATGTAAAAAACGTCTTGAACACTTAAAAGAACATAACTCACCTTGTGAagctattgtaaaaaattggcGTCGCCGTCGGCTTGATCGAATGTTAGTGGAATACTTTTTACGCTGTGGATATTATAACTCTGCCAATAAACTTGCAAATAATTCAGATCTTAATGATCTTACCAATATAG atttattcatGATATCAAAGGAAGTTGAACATTCATTGGCAAATCATGAAACATCAAAATGTTTGGCATGGTGTCACGACAATAGgtcaaaattacgaaaattacGTTCAACTATGGAATTCAATTTACGAATACAAGAATTTATAGAACTTGTTCGTCAAGATAAACGTCTTGATGCTGTTCG acacGCTAGAAAGTATATATCAACATTCGAAGATACCCGTATGGATGAAGTACAACAGTGCATGGTTTTATTGGCTTTTCCAACTGATActg AAATATCACCTTATAAAGAAATGTTTGATGAGACTCGTTGGCAACGGTTAATTGAACAGTTTCgtcaagaaaattataatttatatcaattatcatcACAGTCAGTATTTACTGTTGTATTACAAGCTGGATTATCTGCTCTAAAAACTC CTCAGTGTTATAGTGAAATTAAAGAAGCCCGAAATGTAAGCTGTCCAGTTTGTCAAGAATGGTTCAACACTCTAGCAAAACCATTACCTTTTGCACATTGTAGTCAGTCTCGACTGTTTTGTTCAATATCAGGACTTCCATtgaatgaacataatatacctatggtATTACCAAACGGATACGTTTATGGAGAACAG gctTTGGTGGAGATgtcaaatcaaaataatggACAAGTAATTTGTCCCAAGACCAAAGAAGTGTATTGGTTAAAACAAGCAGAAAAAGTTTacgtaatgtaa
- the LOC114123779 gene encoding equilibrative nucleoside transporter 1 isoform X2, whose amino-acid sequence MDDAVLETDPPKDRWNIVYLILVLHGIGILMPWNMFINAKSYFVEYKLGEDYLGKDLYYASIFMAYLTIGSQLPSLLFNWLNIFCPIGGKLTTRIVWSILTEVLCFVFTVALVMINTSQIPALFFWSTLGSIVLLNMANGIYNNSVFGMAAKLPTKYIGAVVLGTNLSGTFTSIANIASISITPDARTAAIYYFTTALFVLLACFDTYFALPLNRFYKYHELIYQREIENQNSKQSGEDEKVPYWRIFKQASPQLFNVFFVFFVTLSIFPAVHSDIKTSSKDFLFGEIYYTSVMCFLTFNVCALIGTYFSTLFSWPNKKWLFIPVVLRVILIPLFLVCNYQPIGVTRLMPVLINNDYVFWALGAILGLSSGYYSSVAMMYAPSCVEPRYSGIAGMFGAAMLLTGICSGILFGMLMPFIVKHISI is encoded by the exons ATGGATGATGCAGTATTAGAGACTGACCCTCCAAAAGACAG ATGGAACATTGTGTATTTAATCTTAGTTCTACATGGAATAGGAATATTAATGCCTTGGAACATGTTTATAAATGCTAAATCT tattttGTGGAATACAAGTTGGGAGAAGATTATCTAGGTAAAGATCTATATTATGCATCCATCTTCATGGCTTACTTGACTATCGGATCACAGCTACCTAGTCTTCTGTTCAATTGGCTTAACATATTTTGTCCAATAgg cgGAAAATTGACTACTCGAATTGTATGGTCAATTCTTACTGAAGTactttgttttgttttcactGTTGCGTTGGTGATGATTAATACCTCTCAAATACcagctttatttttttggtcaaCTTTAGgcagtatagtattattaaatatggcaAATGGTATTTACAACAATTCTGTTTTTGGAATGGCAGCTAAACTccctacaaaatatattggtgCTGTTGTTCTTGGTACAAATTTAAGTGGTACTTTTACATCTATCGCTAATATAGCATCAATTTCAATAACTCCGGATGCTCGAACTGccgctatatattattttaccactgCACTGTTTGTGTTGCTAGCCTGTTTTGATACATATTTTGCCTTGCCGTTaaat agattttataaatatcatgaaCTCATTTATCAACgagaaattgaaaatcaaaattcgaaacAAAGCGGAGAAGATGAAAAAGTTCCTTATTGGCGTATTTTTAAACAAGCCAGCCCGCaattgtttaatgtattttttgtgttcTTTGTTACCCTTTCAATATTTCCAGCAGTTCATTCag ATATTAAAACATCAAGTAAAGATTTTCTTTTtggagaaatatattataccagtgTGATGTGTTTTTTGACATTCAATGTATGCGCACTTATTGgaacatatttttctacattGTTTTCTtgg ccaaataaaaaatggcTTTTTATTCCTGTGGTACTGAGAGTTATTcttattccattatttttggTTTGTAATTACCAACCAATTGGAGTTACAAGACTGATGCCAGTACTTATAAACAACGATTATGTATTTTGGGCATTAGGAGCAATCCTTGGATTATCTAGTGGTTATTACAGTTCTGTAGCGATGATGTATGCTCCAAG CTGTGTTGAACCAAGATACAGCGGAATTGCAGGTATGTTTGGAGCTGCTATGCTGCTCACTGGAATTTGTAGTGGAATACTTTTTGGAATGTTAATGccatttattgtaaaacacatatctatataa
- the LOC114123761 gene encoding C-terminal-binding protein translates to MDKRKMITKRTRIDTTIRGAGSGAGAITNGPIQTRPLVALLDGRDCSIEMPILKDVATVAFCDAQSTSEIHEKVLNEAVGALMWHTIVLTKEDLEKFKTLRIIVRIGSGVDNIDVKAAGELGIAVCNVPGYGVEEVADTTLCLILNLYRRTYWLAQMVREGKKFTGPEQVREAAQGCARIRGDTLGIVGLGRIGSAVALRAKAFGFNVIFYDPYLPDGIEKSLGLTRVYTLQDLLFQSDCVSLHCTLNEHNHHLINEFTIKQMRPGAFLVNTARGGLVDDDALATALKQGRIRAAALDVHENEPFNVLQGPLKDSPNLLCTPHAAFYSDASCTELREMAASEIRRAIVGRIPDCLRNCVNKEYFPAPTTYPHQAGVASVASAAAVAAAAAAVANPDAMNGGYYAGAGTGSLPVQQAHSTTAHDNVPGSGSAPPPPSQQAPPSSQSAPPTSVLPHSLFVNTQLPYTSGQNDRDSTNNVSQSSPSLTYRSAV, encoded by the exons ATGGACAAACGGAAAATGATTACAAAAAGAACACGAATCGATACAACTATACGAGGTGCTGGATCCGGCGCAGGAGCAATTACCAATGGACCTATTCAAACAAGGCCATTGGTTGCCTTGTTGGACGGCCGAGATTGTTCGATAGAAATGCCCATACTCAAAGATGTGGCTACTGTTGCATTTTGTGATGCCCAGTCCACTTCTGAAATCCACGAAAAG gtattaaatgAAGCTGTTGGTGCCTTAATGTGGCATACTATTGTTCTTACAAAAGaagatttagaaaaatttaaaacgctCAGAATTATTGTACGAATAGGAAGTGGAGTTGATAATATTGATGTCaaa GCTGCTGGTGAATTAGGTATAGCAGTTTGTAATGTACCTGGTTATGGAGTAGAAGAAGTGGCAGACACAACATTATGTTTGATTTTGAACCTTTACCGTAGAACCTATTGGTTAGCTCAAATGGTCAGAGaaggaaaaaaatttactgGGCCTGAACAAGTACGAGAAGCCGCTCAAGGATGTGCACGTATTCGAGGAGATACTTTAGGAATTGTTGGCCtgg GTCGTATTGGCTCGGCAGTTGCATTAAGAGCAAAAGCCTTTGGTTTTAACGTAATATTCTATGATCCTTACTTACCAGATGGAATTGAAAAGTCTTTAGGATTGACTCGAGTTTATACACttcaa GATTTATTGTTCCAATCTGATTGTGTTTCGTTGCATTGTACTCTTAATGAACATAATCATCACCTTATAAACGAGTTTACCATTAAACAAATGAGGccag gGGCTTTCCTTGTAAACACAGCTCGAGGTGGTTTAGTTGATGATGATGCACTTGCGACAGCATTGAAACAAGGACGTATTAGAGCAGCTGCCTTAGATGTTCATGAAAATGAACCTTTCAATGTACTTCAAG gaCCATTAAAAGATTCTCCAAATTTATTGTGCACTCCACATGCTGCATTTTATTCAGACGCTAGTTGTACAGAACTAAGAGAAATGGCTGCCAGTGAAATCCGTAGAGCAATAGTAGGTCGAATACCTGATTGTCTTCGTAATTGCGTCAATAAAGAGTATTTTCCTGCTCCAACTACCTATCCACATCAAGCAGGAGTTGCAAGCGTCGCATCAGCAGCGGCTGTAGCTGCAGCAGCTGCCGCAGTAGCTAATCCTGATGCTATGAATGGAGG atATTATGCCGGTGCTGGCACAGGATCTTTACCAGTACAGCAAGCACATTCTACTACTGCACACGATAATGTGCCTGGCTCAGGGTCAGCACCACCACCTCCTTCACAACAAGCGCCACCAAGCTCCCAGTCAGCTCCACCCACTTCAGTTCTGCCTCATTCATTA
- the LOC114123779 gene encoding equilibrative nucleoside transporter 1 isoform X1 codes for MSLRTNTNEQRLKTGGEDHLLLQENVVKNGNTLLSMNSTMNSKVQPTKHNSFTSVASEQVPVRLTPAWEETNLPNDELNFKTFSMDDAVLETDPPKDRWNIVYLILVLHGIGILMPWNMFINAKSYFVEYKLGEDYLGKDLYYASIFMAYLTIGSQLPSLLFNWLNIFCPIGGKLTTRIVWSILTEVLCFVFTVALVMINTSQIPALFFWSTLGSIVLLNMANGIYNNSVFGMAAKLPTKYIGAVVLGTNLSGTFTSIANIASISITPDARTAAIYYFTTALFVLLACFDTYFALPLNRFYKYHELIYQREIENQNSKQSGEDEKVPYWRIFKQASPQLFNVFFVFFVTLSIFPAVHSDIKTSSKDFLFGEIYYTSVMCFLTFNVCALIGTYFSTLFSWPNKKWLFIPVVLRVILIPLFLVCNYQPIGVTRLMPVLINNDYVFWALGAILGLSSGYYSSVAMMYAPSCVEPRYSGIAGMFGAAMLLTGICSGILFGMLMPFIVKHISI; via the exons ttcaaccAACTAAACATAATTCATTTACAAGTGTTGCTTCTGAGCAAGTACCAGTACGTTTAACTCCTGCATGGGAAGAAACTAATTTGCCGAACGAcgaacttaattttaaaacattcagCATGGATGATGCAGTATTAGAGACTGACCCTCCAAAAGACAG ATGGAACATTGTGTATTTAATCTTAGTTCTACATGGAATAGGAATATTAATGCCTTGGAACATGTTTATAAATGCTAAATCT tattttGTGGAATACAAGTTGGGAGAAGATTATCTAGGTAAAGATCTATATTATGCATCCATCTTCATGGCTTACTTGACTATCGGATCACAGCTACCTAGTCTTCTGTTCAATTGGCTTAACATATTTTGTCCAATAgg cgGAAAATTGACTACTCGAATTGTATGGTCAATTCTTACTGAAGTactttgttttgttttcactGTTGCGTTGGTGATGATTAATACCTCTCAAATACcagctttatttttttggtcaaCTTTAGgcagtatagtattattaaatatggcaAATGGTATTTACAACAATTCTGTTTTTGGAATGGCAGCTAAACTccctacaaaatatattggtgCTGTTGTTCTTGGTACAAATTTAAGTGGTACTTTTACATCTATCGCTAATATAGCATCAATTTCAATAACTCCGGATGCTCGAACTGccgctatatattattttaccactgCACTGTTTGTGTTGCTAGCCTGTTTTGATACATATTTTGCCTTGCCGTTaaat agattttataaatatcatgaaCTCATTTATCAACgagaaattgaaaatcaaaattcgaaacAAAGCGGAGAAGATGAAAAAGTTCCTTATTGGCGTATTTTTAAACAAGCCAGCCCGCaattgtttaatgtattttttgtgttcTTTGTTACCCTTTCAATATTTCCAGCAGTTCATTCag ATATTAAAACATCAAGTAAAGATTTTCTTTTtggagaaatatattataccagtgTGATGTGTTTTTTGACATTCAATGTATGCGCACTTATTGgaacatatttttctacattGTTTTCTtgg ccaaataaaaaatggcTTTTTATTCCTGTGGTACTGAGAGTTATTcttattccattatttttggTTTGTAATTACCAACCAATTGGAGTTACAAGACTGATGCCAGTACTTATAAACAACGATTATGTATTTTGGGCATTAGGAGCAATCCTTGGATTATCTAGTGGTTATTACAGTTCTGTAGCGATGATGTATGCTCCAAG CTGTGTTGAACCAAGATACAGCGGAATTGCAGGTATGTTTGGAGCTGCTATGCTGCTCACTGGAATTTGTAGTGGAATACTTTTTGGAATGTTAATGccatttattgtaaaacacatatctatataa